One window from the genome of Candidatus Yanofskybacteria bacterium encodes:
- the secY gene encoding preprotein translocase subunit SecY gives MISNRVIKLFKIPDLRNKVLFILALLVVFRVTAAIPIPGVDASQLKNFLQNNQLFGLISAFTGGGLDNFSIAMLGLGPYITGSIIMQLLTMIFPSLEQMYKYEGEAGRQKFNQYSRLLTVPLAMLQGYGFMVLLSRQGVLGQMNLFTWASSLLVIAAGSVFLMWLGELISEKNLGNGVSLLIFAGIVAGFPTTVRQSLLIYSSQQLFTYIGFVIIALAVIAGVVYLTEAQRNIPINYARRIRGSRVFGGVSTYLPMRVNNAGVMPIIFALSILLFPGMIATFLSGSKIAFVSGIAAFFNKFVQDQVIYGISYFLLVVLFTYFYTAVTFDPKSISENIQKQGGYIPGIRPGQPTSQFLLHLLNRVTLVGAIFLGIIAVLPQVVRGFTGITTFTVGGTSILIVVSVILEIMKSVDAQLSMYEY, from the coding sequence ATGATTTCAAATCGCGTTATAAAACTTTTCAAGATACCAGACCTGCGTAATAAGGTTTTGTTTATTCTAGCTCTGCTGGTTGTTTTTAGGGTTACTGCGGCCATTCCAATTCCTGGAGTTGACGCAAGTCAGCTTAAGAATTTTTTGCAGAATAATCAGCTTTTCGGCCTGATCAGTGCTTTTACCGGTGGAGGATTGGACAACTTCTCAATTGCAATGTTAGGACTTGGTCCCTACATAACCGGATCCATAATTATGCAGCTTTTGACGATGATTTTTCCATCGTTGGAACAGATGTACAAATATGAGGGTGAAGCCGGTAGGCAAAAATTTAATCAGTATTCCAGGCTCTTAACCGTGCCGCTTGCCATGCTTCAAGGCTATGGTTTCATGGTGTTGCTTTCGCGTCAGGGCGTACTTGGGCAGATGAATCTTTTTACATGGGCTAGTTCACTTTTGGTGATTGCTGCCGGCTCCGTTTTTCTAATGTGGTTGGGGGAACTTATTTCAGAAAAAAATCTTGGCAACGGAGTTTCGCTTCTGATTTTTGCTGGTATTGTCGCCGGTTTTCCAACCACAGTCAGGCAATCACTCTTAATTTATAGCTCACAGCAGTTATTTACTTACATCGGATTTGTCATAATAGCGCTTGCCGTTATTGCTGGTGTAGTTTACCTAACGGAAGCCCAAAGGAATATTCCCATCAATTATGCCAGGCGAATTCGTGGATCACGGGTTTTTGGAGGCGTTTCAACTTATCTGCCGATGCGGGTTAATAATGCCGGTGTGATGCCTATTATTTTTGCACTTTCTATCCTTCTTTTTCCCGGCATGATCGCAACTTTTTTGAGCGGTTCCAAGATTGCTTTTGTATCTGGTATTGCAGCTTTTTTCAATAAATTCGTTCAGGACCAGGTTATTTACGGAATATCTTATTTTTTGCTGGTAGTTCTGTTTACTTACTTTTACACTGCTGTTACCTTTGATCCCAAATCAATTTCCGAGAATATACAGAAACAAGGCGGTTATATACCGGGTATTCGCCCGGGCCAGCCAACATCGCAGTTCCTGCTACACCTGCTAAATCGCGTAACGCTTGTTGGAGCTATATTTCTTGGGATAATCGCGGTCTTGCCCCAGGTCGTCAGGGGTTTTACGGGTATAACCACATTTACTGTTGGTGGTACTTCGATTCTGATTGTCGTCAGTGTCATTTTAGAAATTATGAAATCAGTAGACGCGCAACTTTCAATGTACGAGTATTAG
- a CDS encoding nucleoside monophosphate kinase, whose amino-acid sequence MLKVIIFIAPPGAGKGTQAELIAKKFDLEHVETSKLGEDQINNPELVKTDSEVAEAKRRYDSGDLFPPPWTAKLVIGKARESASAGRGMVFSGSPRTLYEAENEIPEFEKLYGRENIKIFYITLSEEESIRRNTSRRICEKNRHPIPGFPQYRDLVTCPEDGSLIITRSLDKPEIIKERYRVFLEETKPVLDYLKNNGYDVITIEGEQPIGMVQEDILKNF is encoded by the coding sequence ATGTTAAAAGTAATAATCTTTATCGCGCCTCCGGGAGCAGGCAAGGGTACGCAAGCAGAACTGATTGCTAAAAAATTTGATTTGGAACACGTAGAGACATCCAAGCTCGGAGAAGACCAGATTAACAATCCCGAACTTGTTAAAACCGATTCCGAAGTTGCCGAAGCCAAAAGAAGATATGATTCTGGGGACCTTTTTCCACCGCCTTGGACAGCGAAATTAGTTATAGGAAAGGCCAGAGAATCAGCTTCTGCTGGAAGGGGGATGGTTTTTAGCGGATCGCCTCGAACTTTATATGAAGCTGAAAACGAGATACCTGAATTCGAAAAATTATATGGTCGTGAAAATATTAAAATTTTTTATATAACCCTAAGCGAAGAGGAATCAATCAGGCGTAATACCAGTCGCAGGATTTGTGAAAAAAACAGGCATCCTATTCCAGGTTTTCCGCAATACCGCGACCTTGTTACCTGTCCCGAAGACGGTTCGCTAATTATAACTAGAAGTCTTGATAAGCCGGAGATTATAAAAGAAAGATATCGCGTATTTTTGGAAGAGACCAAGCCGGTATTAGATTATCTCAAAAACAATGGTTATGATGTTATAACTATTGAAGGTGAACAACCCATAGGAATGGTACAGGAGGATATACTCAAAAATTTCTAA
- the map gene encoding type I methionyl aminopeptidase — MIEIKSAEQIQIMREGGRILAKILKKLSEAVKPGITTKDLDKLARELVLFYKVKPAFLDYGGYPAAVCTSVNDEVVHCVPSERELKEGEIISLDMGVVYNDFNSDAALTIPVLGKLSYMEWAKSNPKLHKLIEVTREALNAGIKQAKIGNRVGKIGHAVKTVVEKNGFNVVRDLVGHGIGRELHEEPQVPNYGPADAGPKLESGMVIAIEPMVVAGSWKLIKGKDGFSYNTVDSSPAAHFEHTVAITKDGPMVLTTN, encoded by the coding sequence GTGATTGAAATCAAATCAGCTGAACAAATTCAAATAATGCGTGAAGGTGGCAGAATCCTGGCCAAGATTTTGAAAAAATTATCAGAAGCAGTGAAGCCGGGGATTACCACCAAAGATCTTGATAAGCTCGCGCGCGAGCTCGTTTTGTTTTACAAAGTTAAACCCGCATTTTTGGATTATGGAGGTTATCCGGCCGCAGTATGCACGTCGGTTAATGATGAGGTTGTGCATTGTGTCCCGTCAGAGCGCGAATTAAAAGAGGGTGAAATTATCAGTTTGGATATGGGCGTAGTTTATAACGATTTTAATTCAGATGCCGCATTGACAATACCGGTATTGGGCAAACTTAGTTATATGGAGTGGGCAAAGTCTAACCCAAAACTCCATAAGTTAATTGAGGTAACAAGGGAAGCGCTTAACGCCGGAATCAAACAGGCAAAAATTGGTAATCGTGTTGGCAAAATCGGCCATGCCGTCAAAACTGTAGTTGAGAAAAACGGTTTTAATGTTGTTCGCGATCTTGTCGGTCATGGTATCGGACGTGAACTTCACGAGGAGCCACAAGTGCCGAATTACGGTCCTGCTGACGCTGGACCCAAACTAGAGTCAGGAATGGTGATAGCTATTGAGCCGATGGTAGTTGCGGGTAGTTGGAAACTTATCAAAGGCAAAGACGGCTTCTCCTACAACACCGTCGATAGCTCTCCTGCCGCCCACTTTGAACACACGGTTGCTATAACTAAGGATGGGCCGATGGTATTGACAACAAATTAA
- a CDS encoding glycosyltransferase family 2 protein, translating into MFLSVIIPAYNEEKRIERTLLGVYEYLARQSYEYEIIVVSDGSKDNTVGVVSNLKSQITSLKIIDNEENHGKGWAVQKGMLEAQGDYRLFMDADNSTSIEQVEGFLPFFTMGYDIVIGSRRITGANIAVKQSWTRDFLGGVFRLIVHTLVPLGVKDSQAGFKAFSRNATDSVFAKQTIFRWAFDVEILAIARKLSFKIKEAPIRWVNDAESKVKFSGMIKMLFEVLRIRWNLLTNKYA; encoded by the coding sequence ATGTTTCTTTCTGTTATTATTCCAGCCTATAACGAGGAAAAAAGAATTGAGAGAACGCTTTTAGGCGTCTATGAGTATTTGGCGCGGCAATCTTATGAGTACGAAATAATTGTGGTAAGTGACGGTTCAAAGGACAACACTGTTGGTGTTGTCTCAAACCTAAAATCGCAAATTACAAGTCTCAAAATAATTGATAATGAAGAAAATCACGGTAAGGGCTGGGCGGTGCAGAAAGGTATGTTGGAGGCCCAAGGAGATTATAGGTTGTTTATGGATGCCGATAATTCAACATCCATTGAACAAGTTGAAGGATTTTTACCATTTTTTACCATGGGTTACGATATTGTAATCGGTTCCAGGAGAATTACGGGGGCAAATATAGCGGTTAAACAGTCATGGACAAGAGATTTTTTAGGAGGAGTTTTTCGGCTGATCGTACACACTCTTGTACCCCTTGGGGTCAAGGATTCGCAGGCAGGATTTAAAGCATTTTCTCGTAATGCCACTGACTCGGTTTTTGCCAAACAGACTATTTTTCGGTGGGCGTTTGATGTTGAGATTTTGGCGATTGCCCGAAAACTTAGTTTTAAAATAAAAGAAGCTCCGATACGGTGGGTAAACGACGCGGAAAGCAAAGTTAAATTTTCGGGTATGATTAAAATGCTATTTGAAGTATTGCGTATTAGGTGGAATTTATTAACCAACAAATATGCTTAA
- a CDS encoding HIT domain-containing protein, with protein MLNEFREDLVSGEWVLFATGRTRRPELTKLTYRVKTLSKNKCPFEDPEKYDNTVVATYNNKEQTDWFVKVVKNKYSAVLEGVASPLKSAGPFRTQEATGRHEVVIFKEHDKFLDDFSKEELAETFKIYRDRYLSMLDHGSSKYILIFHNHGLRAGASMVHPHSQIMSIPVLPPDVRRSINGSEKFYSENKKRIYDVMIEWEKSEKKRIIYENKYFIAFCPFVSKTPYEVRIFPRESHAHFEKMPEEQFIYLGEVMQLIFKKIQVALKDPDYNFFIHTAPLENTVTDVHEFYTWHVEIIPKISTIGAFELGSGVEVNIVDPDETARLLRETEI; from the coding sequence ATGCTTAACGAATTTAGGGAAGACCTGGTTTCTGGCGAGTGGGTTTTGTTTGCGACCGGCCGCACCCGGAGGCCGGAACTGACAAAACTAACATATAGAGTAAAAACACTGTCTAAAAACAAGTGTCCTTTTGAAGATCCCGAAAAATACGATAATACTGTCGTGGCGACATATAATAACAAAGAACAAACCGACTGGTTTGTTAAAGTAGTAAAAAATAAATATTCGGCAGTTTTAGAGGGAGTAGCTAGTCCGCTGAAGTCCGCCGGTCCGTTCAGAACCCAAGAAGCTACAGGCAGACACGAAGTCGTTATATTCAAAGAACACGACAAATTTCTGGATGATTTTTCCAAAGAAGAATTAGCTGAAACATTTAAAATTTATAGGGATAGGTATTTATCCATGTTGGATCATGGTTCAAGCAAATATATTTTAATTTTCCATAATCACGGTCTCCGCGCCGGGGCCAGCATGGTACACCCGCATTCTCAGATTATGTCTATTCCGGTTTTGCCGCCAGATGTCAGAAGGAGTATCAACGGTTCGGAAAAATTTTACAGCGAGAATAAAAAAAGGATATACGATGTGATGATTGAATGGGAGAAGAGCGAGAAAAAAAGAATCATTTATGAAAATAAGTATTTTATTGCTTTTTGTCCATTTGTTTCCAAAACTCCATACGAGGTTAGGATATTTCCCAGAGAAAGCCATGCCCACTTTGAGAAAATGCCAGAAGAACAATTTATCTATCTTGGCGAGGTAATGCAATTAATATTCAAAAAAATACAGGTAGCCCTCAAGGATCCGGATTATAATTTTTTTATTCACACCGCACCGCTTGAAAATACAGTTACGGATGTCCATGAATTTTATACGTGGCATGTCGAGATTATACCCAAGATATCTACGATCGGAGCTTTTGAATTGGGTAGCGGTGTAGAAGTGAATATTGTTGATCCTGACGAAACTGCCAGATTACTTCGCGAAACCGAAATTTAA
- a CDS encoding DedA family protein, with amino-acid sequence MNLFFGTIGVWSLELMERCGYGGAFLLSILDRVSISLIPTEVLLPLYGFLSGRGVFSLWVIFIIVSIGALIGELVLYMIFARGGRPFLEKYGRYFLIYKHDLDHLDRLVAKHGAKLVFYGRFLPFARSIVAIPAGVSRLNFKKFAVYSFLGMLPYNLFLLFLGKKTGENLSLIKPYFDVLERVAMLISAVFVFWYIYRHLKRKHATH; translated from the coding sequence ATGAATTTATTTTTTGGCACAATTGGTGTCTGGTCGCTGGAGCTCATGGAGCGGTGTGGTTACGGTGGAGCTTTTTTATTGTCAATTTTGGATAGAGTTAGCATATCTTTAATTCCGACGGAAGTTTTGTTGCCTCTGTATGGTTTCCTAAGCGGACGTGGCGTTTTTTCACTCTGGGTAATTTTTATAATTGTCAGTATCGGCGCCCTGATCGGCGAGTTAGTTCTTTATATGATTTTTGCCAGAGGCGGCCGACCATTTTTAGAAAAGTATGGCAGATATTTTCTGATTTATAAGCACGACTTAGATCACCTTGATAGGTTAGTTGCCAAACACGGCGCGAAATTAGTTTTTTACGGGCGTTTCTTGCCGTTTGCTCGCTCAATTGTAGCTATTCCGGCTGGCGTATCAAGATTGAATTTCAAAAAGTTCGCCGTTTACAGTTTCCTGGGTATGCTGCCGTATAATCTTTTCCTGTTATTTTTGGGTAAAAAAACAGGAGAAAACCTTTCTTTAATTAAACCGTATTTTGATGTCTTAGAACGGGTTGCCATGCTAATCTCGGCAGTTTTTGTTTTTTGGTATATTTATCGCCATCTTAAACGCAAGCATGCCACTCATTGA
- a CDS encoding triosephosphate isomerase produces the protein MQNKIIIANWKANPTTLDEAMEIFDFCLGEISKYQNIQLIICPPSVYLEELSKKLIADNRQLAIGLGVQDIFWEKSGPYTGEVSIDMLKEFNISHALVGHSDRRYKIGESDEIINRKAKAALAADITPVLLVGEKNCGDDLAAVLEQQLSAGLAGLTAEQVTKILIAYEPVWAISTTPGAESDTPDNILKAIGLISNYLISGYDFRTGQMPGFLYGGSINDKNIVDFLKHQEISGAVIGGASLRKEEFAEILEKVSNLL, from the coding sequence ATGCAAAATAAAATAATAATCGCGAATTGGAAAGCTAATCCTACCACACTGGATGAAGCCATGGAGATTTTTGATTTTTGTTTAGGTGAAATTTCGAAATATCAAAATATACAGCTTATTATTTGTCCACCGTCTGTATATCTTGAGGAGTTGTCTAAAAAATTAATAGCCGACAACCGACAGTTGGCAATTGGATTGGGAGTGCAGGATATTTTTTGGGAAAAATCCGGCCCTTATACAGGCGAAGTGTCCATAGATATGTTGAAAGAATTTAATATTTCTCACGCACTGGTTGGCCATTCAGACAGGCGATACAAGATTGGCGAGTCAGACGAGATAATAAATAGAAAAGCAAAAGCAGCGCTTGCGGCAGACATTACTCCCGTACTTTTGGTGGGTGAAAAAAATTGTGGCGACGATTTAGCGGCTGTTTTAGAACAACAGTTGTCGGCAGGTTTGGCAGGACTAACGGCAGAGCAAGTTACAAAAATTTTGATTGCTTACGAACCGGTTTGGGCAATTAGTACGACTCCCGGTGCTGAATCAGATACACCCGATAATATTCTCAAAGCAATTGGCCTAATTTCTAATTACCTAATTTCTGGATATGATTTTCGGACAGGTCAAATGCCCGGATTTTTGTATGGTGGAAGCATTAACGATAAAAACATAGTTGATTTTTTGAAACATCAAGAGATCTCTGGTGCCGTCATCGGCGGTGCGAGTTTACGCAAAGAGGAATTTGCCGAAATTTTGGAAAAAGTTTCTAACTTGTTATGA
- a CDS encoding phosphoglycerate kinase, translated as MKYLSDLKKQELNGKRVLLRVDFDVPILNGKIVEDFRIKSSKESLDYLINYGAKVLLIGHLGHDTSNASFGPIVEGLGEILGYTLTLVPHSELPNIDVLFAAGQTLLLDNIRQDPREIKNDEGLAVSLSKGFDYFINDAFAVTHRNHASVVAITKCLPSYAGFLIKKETENFKQAMESPVEGKILVFGGAKISTKLPVIKNFLDKAEKILIGGALANNFFKVRGIDVGASVVDDDFLLNIESEKIILPEDLLISDDKSGQSGGEIQQVKNIDPGHLILDIGPETAKHYTEIIKAAKIVIWNGPMGLSEIDAFAGGTRKIAEATASASKSIIGGGDTIAAVDKIDLLGRYSFVSTGGGAMLEFLAGNKLPGLEVLVYY; from the coding sequence ATGAAGTATCTGTCAGACTTAAAAAAACAAGAATTAAACGGCAAGAGGGTCCTATTGAGGGTTGATTTTGATGTGCCAATTTTAAACGGTAAGATTGTTGAAGATTTTAGAATCAAATCTTCAAAAGAAAGCCTGGATTATTTGATAAATTACGGAGCCAAAGTTTTGTTGATCGGCCATTTGGGTCACGACACTTCGAATGCGAGTTTCGGTCCGATTGTTGAGGGATTGGGTGAGATTTTGGGGTACACCCTTACGCTTGTGCCCCATTCAGAGTTGCCAAATATTGATGTGCTTTTTGCGGCAGGCCAGACTTTGCTTTTGGATAATATCCGCCAAGATCCACGTGAGATTAAAAACGATGAAGGGCTTGCCGTCAGCTTGTCGAAAGGTTTTGATTATTTTATCAACGATGCTTTCGCAGTGACGCATCGCAATCACGCATCAGTTGTTGCTATAACAAAATGCTTGCCGTCATACGCGGGATTTTTAATAAAAAAAGAAACAGAAAACTTTAAACAAGCCATGGAATCTCCGGTGGAGGGTAAAATTTTGGTATTTGGCGGAGCAAAAATTTCAACTAAATTACCTGTTATCAAAAATTTTCTAGATAAAGCAGAGAAAATTTTAATTGGCGGAGCACTAGCAAACAATTTTTTTAAAGTTCGGGGGATAGACGTCGGTGCATCAGTGGTTGATGACGATTTTTTACTTAACATAGAAAGTGAGAAGATAATATTGCCGGAAGATTTATTGATTTCTGATGATAAAAGCGGCCAATCCGGAGGAGAAATACAGCAAGTTAAAAACATTGATCCCGGTCACCTGATTCTTGATATTGGGCCAGAGACCGCCAAACATTATACTGAAATTATAAAAGCGGCCAAGATTGTTATTTGGAACGGACCGATGGGACTATCAGAGATTGACGCTTTTGCCGGTGGTACCCGCAAGATTGCCGAAGCAACAGCATCGGCATCCAAGTCTATAATCGGCGGCGGTGATACCATTGCGGCAGTTGATAAAATTGACTTACTCGGCCGTTATTCATTTGTCTCTACCGGCGGCGGAGCCATGCTTGAGTTTCTTGCCGGCAATAAATTGCCTGGGCTTGAAGTTCTGGTATATTACTAA
- a CDS encoding ribonuclease HI family protein: MSKYLIHTDGGSRGNPGPAAIGVVIESADGSLKKEYGEYIGKTTNNDAEYQAVIFALKKIKLLIGKQTASEAEIKVHVDSELVERQLSGHYKIMDRNIQQHFIEIWNMKMDFASVTFKHIPREDNSGADRLVNAVLDKELNKLL; encoded by the coding sequence ATGAGTAAATACTTAATTCATACCGACGGTGGGTCGCGTGGCAACCCGGGGCCTGCAGCTATCGGCGTGGTCATTGAATCAGCAGACGGATCATTGAAGAAAGAATACGGCGAATATATCGGTAAAACCACAAATAACGATGCCGAATATCAGGCGGTAATTTTTGCTTTGAAGAAAATAAAACTTTTAATTGGCAAGCAAACTGCCAGTGAAGCAGAAATCAAGGTACACGTTGACAGTGAACTTGTCGAGCGTCAGCTTAGCGGCCATTATAAAATCATGGACCGTAATATCCAGCAGCATTTCATAGAGATATGGAATATGAAAATGGATTTTGCTAGCGTAACCTTTAAGCATATCCCACGGGAAGACAACAGTGGTGCTGACCGTTTAGTGAATGCGGTACTGGATAAAGAACTAAATAAACTTTTGTAA
- a CDS encoding acyl-CoA dehydrogenase family protein translates to MMRGGEFILPVDKLPDIFSIDDLSVEQKLIRQTVQEFVADTIGKKEVYAALESKDFVLTRKVMIELAETGLLGVEIPEEFGGGGLDKISSMIVTEEIAPLGSMAVSVLAHKGIGTWPIVLFGTREQKEKYLPKLASGEWIGAYSLTEGGSGSDANAARSTAVKINGGYMLNGEKIFVTNGGFADIFTVFVKLDGKLTAFIVEKNFSGVVIGREEHKMGICGSSTTTLILNDVFVPDSNLLGESGKGFKIAMNVLNLGRFILGVACLGSGRLCLEEATKYAKERKQFGRPIIEFGLIRQKLAEMSAKIFAMESVMYRLAGLLEEACSQINAEDSNAVLKAIGEYAIECSLVKVFCSEALDYITDENVQIHGGSGFCEELPVARRYRDARINRIFEGTNEINRLFAISVFLKRAGELSLPAAISQVLGEAIAPSQSVGPSDLIGKLLLQLNSAKKATLLASGTVAQTFHKPEELESHQFILSQLCDSIISIYVLESVLAVLAKNSGVNDCRSYLTRLLFSQMLPEIGERLKNVVAGCVMGDDLRMRLSAIRRFLKSEPENIEFLHKQIMGA, encoded by the coding sequence ATGATGCGAGGTGGCGAGTTCATATTACCGGTTGATAAATTGCCTGATATTTTCAGTATTGACGACTTGAGCGTAGAACAAAAATTAATCCGTCAAACAGTTCAAGAGTTTGTGGCCGATACTATCGGAAAAAAAGAAGTTTATGCGGCATTGGAATCTAAGGACTTTGTTTTAACTCGCAAGGTCATGATTGAACTTGCTGAAACTGGTCTTCTGGGCGTTGAGATTCCGGAAGAATTCGGCGGCGGCGGTTTGGATAAAATATCTTCCATGATTGTTACCGAGGAGATTGCCCCGCTCGGTTCAATGGCAGTTTCCGTGCTTGCCCACAAAGGCATCGGCACATGGCCCATCGTGCTTTTCGGTACTCGCGAGCAAAAAGAAAAATATTTGCCGAAACTTGCAAGCGGCGAATGGATCGGGGCATATTCGCTTACCGAAGGCGGATCTGGTTCTGACGCAAATGCCGCCAGGTCTACTGCGGTTAAAATAAATGGCGGTTACATGTTAAACGGCGAGAAAATTTTTGTAACCAATGGCGGTTTTGCAGACATATTCACTGTTTTCGTAAAACTTGATGGTAAATTAACTGCCTTTATTGTTGAGAAGAACTTCAGCGGTGTAGTTATTGGCAGAGAAGAGCACAAAATGGGTATCTGCGGTTCGTCCACAACTACGCTTATTTTGAATGATGTGTTTGTTCCCGATTCCAATTTGCTTGGTGAATCGGGCAAGGGTTTTAAGATTGCCATGAACGTTTTAAATCTCGGCAGATTCATTTTAGGTGTTGCTTGTTTGGGTTCGGGAAGACTATGCCTTGAAGAAGCAACTAAGTATGCAAAAGAGCGTAAACAGTTTGGCAGACCCATCATAGAATTTGGTTTGATCAGACAAAAACTTGCCGAAATGTCCGCAAAAATATTTGCCATGGAATCTGTCATGTACAGACTTGCCGGACTTTTGGAGGAAGCATGCAGTCAGATAAATGCCGAAGATTCGAACGCGGTTTTAAAGGCGATCGGTGAATACGCGATTGAGTGTTCGTTGGTAAAAGTTTTTTGTAGTGAGGCTTTGGATTACATTACCGACGAAAACGTGCAAATTCACGGTGGTTCCGGTTTTTGTGAGGAATTGCCCGTGGCAAGACGCTACAGGGATGCTAGAATTAATAGAATTTTTGAGGGAACGAATGAAATAAATAGACTATTCGCTATTTCTGTTTTTTTGAAACGCGCCGGTGAACTTTCTTTGCCTGCCGCTATCAGTCAGGTTCTAGGCGAGGCTATCGCGCCAAGCCAATCGGTTGGGCCGAGCGATTTGATTGGCAAATTATTATTGCAACTAAATAGTGCTAAAAAAGCTACACTATTGGCCAGCGGGACAGTTGCGCAAACATTTCATAAGCCCGAAGAACTGGAGTCTCATCAGTTTATTTTAAGCCAGCTATGTGATTCCATTATTAGTATATATGTTTTGGAAAGTGTTTTGGCCGTTTTGGCAAAAAATAGCGGGGTTAATGATTGTAGGTCATATTTAACCAGATTGCTTTTTTCACAAATGTTGCCTGAAATAGGGGAAAGATTGAAAAATGTTGTTGCTGGCTGTGTTATGGGTGATGATTTGCGGATGCGACTGTCTGCAATCCGGCGATTCTTGAAAAGTGAGCCAGAAAATATTGAATTTTTACATAAACAAATTATGGGGGCCTAG
- a CDS encoding sugar transferase: MYNNNSSAPVIHVNNCAAATSYGMKKSELIFSVLLLPLDFIMLMAAGVVTYFLRTRILSSFRPVFFELNLPFDRYLILIFVMSSVFIVFYAISGLYQLISTRKTLEEFSKVAIASSAGIMAIIIYIFLRQELFDSRFLVLGAWFFAIVFVSLGRLLMRYIQRYLVSRHDFGIHKVMIIGEDKTSQKIVHHIMDNPALGYRVVKHLSNPEVVEVKSAIGNPGIDEVLLANPNYPADKVIEIVEFCHENHLTFRFVPNIYQTMTANFAFDALAGVPLVELRRTALEGWNKVTKRIIDIFGSLLGLIILLPLFTLIALAIKWETEGSVFVHLDRVSRNKHFKLHKFRSMIKDAEKYKIYLAPLNERTDSPLFKIKDDPRITGVGRFLRHFRLDEFPQLWNVLGGKISLVGPRPHQPDEISQYEKHHRRVLAIKAGITGLAQISGSSDLPFEEEVALDTFYIENWSLWQDIKILILTVLKILRDKSAA, from the coding sequence ATGTATAACAACAATAGTTCTGCGCCTGTAATTCATGTTAATAACTGCGCAGCAGCTACTTCGTACGGGATGAAAAAATCGGAATTAATATTTAGTGTATTACTTCTGCCGCTTGATTTTATAATGCTTATGGCGGCTGGTGTTGTCACTTATTTTTTGCGTACCCGCATACTGTCGTCATTTAGGCCGGTGTTTTTTGAATTAAATTTGCCGTTTGATAGGTATCTTATTTTAATATTTGTTATGTCGTCTGTGTTTATAGTTTTTTATGCTATCTCCGGTCTTTACCAGCTTATAAGTACCAGGAAGACTCTTGAAGAATTTTCTAAGGTTGCGATTGCTTCTTCGGCTGGCATAATGGCGATCATTATATATATTTTTTTGAGGCAGGAATTGTTTGATTCCAGGTTTTTGGTTTTGGGCGCTTGGTTCTTTGCAATTGTTTTCGTTTCGCTTGGACGGTTGCTGATGCGCTACATCCAAAGATACCTTGTTTCCCGGCATGATTTCGGCATTCACAAAGTAATGATAATCGGCGAAGATAAAACTTCTCAAAAAATTGTCCACCATATCATGGATAATCCTGCCTTGGGTTATCGTGTGGTCAAACACCTGAGTAATCCAGAAGTGGTTGAGGTCAAGTCAGCAATAGGCAATCCCGGTATTGACGAAGTTTTATTAGCCAATCCCAACTATCCAGCAGATAAAGTAATAGAGATTGTTGAATTTTGCCACGAAAATCATCTGACTTTTAGGTTTGTACCAAATATTTATCAGACAATGACGGCGAATTTTGCTTTTGACGCATTGGCGGGTGTGCCGTTGGTAGAGTTGCGTCGAACCGCTTTGGAAGGTTGGAATAAGGTTACAAAAAGAATTATTGATATTTTTGGTTCCCTTTTGGGTCTCATAATTTTGTTGCCACTTTTTACATTAATCGCTTTAGCAATCAAATGGGAGACAGAGGGTTCCGTCTTTGTCCATCTTGATAGGGTGAGCAGGAATAAGCATTTCAAACTACACAAGTTTCGCTCTATGATTAAAGACGCCGAAAAGTACAAGATATATTTAGCACCGCTCAACGAGCGTACCGATAGTCCGCTTTTCAAAATTAAAGATGATCCTCGCATAACTGGGGTTGGGAGGTTTTTACGTCACTTTCGTTTGGATGAGTTTCCGCAGCTTTGGAATGTGTTGGGGGGCAAGATTTCTCTAGTTGGCCCCAGACCTCACCAGCCGGATGAGATTTCCCAATACGAAAAGCATCACAGGCGCGTATTGGCCATCAAGGCCGGTATAACTGGACTTGCCCAGATATCCGGCAGTTCCGATTTGCCGTTTGAAGAAGAGGTGGCGCTGGACACGTTTTATATTGAAAACTGGTCTTTGTGGCAGGATATCAAAATCCTAATTCTCACTGTTCTAAAAATTCTCCGCGATAAATCGGCGGCTTGA